A single genomic interval of Rhodopseudomonas palustris harbors:
- a CDS encoding haloacid dehalogenase type II, with product MPATDATDVKALLFDVFGTVVDWRSSLIDDLSAYAAQRGLQGDWTKLVDVWRQAYVPSMDAVRKNPQADFLTLDELHRRSLERLVGEFGIKGLTEDDLNYMVTGWHRLKPWSGVVAALERLHTKYILAPLSNGNVGLLTRMAKNAGLPWDMVFGSDIFRHYKPDPENYLGAAKLLNLQPGEVMLVAAHNYDLRAAQALGLKTAFIPRPTEYGPLQTIDFDATGDWTIVADDLAGIADQLGC from the coding sequence ATGCCGGCCACCGATGCGACAGACGTCAAAGCCCTGCTGTTCGACGTGTTCGGGACCGTGGTCGACTGGCGTAGCAGCCTGATTGACGATCTTTCGGCCTATGCGGCGCAGCGCGGTTTGCAGGGCGACTGGACCAAGCTGGTCGACGTCTGGCGGCAGGCTTACGTGCCGTCGATGGACGCGGTGCGCAAGAATCCGCAAGCCGACTTCCTGACCCTCGACGAACTGCATCGGCGGTCGCTGGAGCGGCTGGTCGGCGAGTTCGGCATCAAGGGGCTGACCGAGGACGATCTCAACTACATGGTCACCGGCTGGCATCGGCTGAAGCCGTGGTCGGGCGTCGTTGCCGCGCTGGAGCGACTCCATACCAAGTACATCCTGGCGCCGCTGTCGAACGGCAATGTCGGGCTGCTCACCCGGATGGCGAAGAACGCCGGCCTGCCGTGGGATATGGTTTTCGGCAGCGACATCTTCCGGCACTACAAGCCGGATCCGGAGAACTATCTCGGTGCTGCGAAGCTGCTCAATCTGCAGCCCGGCGAAGTCATGCTGGTCGCTGCCCACAATTACGATCTTCGCGCCGCGCAGGCGCTCGGCCTTAAAACGGCGTTCATCCCGCGTCCGACCGAATACGGTCCGCTGCAGACGATCGACTTCGACGCCACCGGCGACTGGACCATCGTGGCGGACGATCTGGCCGGCATCGCCGACCAGCTCGGATGCTGA
- the recJ gene encoding single-stranded-DNA-specific exonuclease RecJ produces the protein MTPPISVLPAETVPAFLGVTRSATGKAWRDRLDARATAKAQAMVQRYQLPEMLARVLAGRGVEIDQVEDFLDPTIRKLMPDPASLTQMEAGAKRIADAASRSEKVAIFGDYDVDGATSSALLAWHLRHCGLDPLIHIPDRIFEGYGPNIDAIRMLAGKGATLLITVDCGTTSLEPLAEARRLGMSVVVIDHHQCGDELPDVDALINPNRPDDLSGLGHLAAVGLVLMTLVAVNRELRHRGFWTTERPEPNLLDMLHHVALGTVADVAPLVGLNRAFVAKGLIAMRRRDHVGHTALMDVSRLNGPPEAWHLGFMLGPRINAGGRIGRADLGVRLLLESDVSEAARIAAELDRLNSERREIEQKAEAQAEAEAMASLGLEDKGAVIVTASEGWHPGVVGLVASRLKEKFGRPSFAIALEPGGIGTGSGRSISGVDLGKAVRQAVHDGLLLKGGGHAMAAGVTLRKERLAEFRAWLETTLAGDVAKSRHVNELYIDGAVSARGVTTELAATLNRAGPFGAGNPEPIVALPAHQLIYADEVGQAHLRLRFKAGDGAIVNGIAFRSVGQKLGNALTENRGQTLHVAGSLSVDRWQGAERVQLRVIDVAVPDAGPTMIR, from the coding sequence ATGACGCCTCCCATCTCCGTTTTGCCGGCCGAGACCGTGCCGGCGTTTCTCGGCGTGACCCGCTCGGCCACCGGCAAGGCGTGGCGCGACCGGCTCGACGCCCGCGCCACCGCCAAAGCGCAGGCGATGGTGCAGCGTTATCAATTGCCCGAAATGCTGGCGCGCGTGCTGGCCGGGCGGGGTGTGGAGATCGACCAGGTCGAGGACTTCCTCGACCCGACCATCCGCAAGCTGATGCCCGATCCGGCGTCGCTGACCCAGATGGAAGCCGGCGCCAAACGGATCGCGGATGCCGCCTCGCGCAGCGAGAAGGTGGCGATCTTCGGCGACTACGACGTCGACGGCGCGACGTCGTCGGCGCTGCTCGCCTGGCATCTGCGCCACTGCGGGCTCGATCCTTTGATCCACATTCCCGACCGGATCTTCGAAGGCTACGGCCCGAACATCGACGCGATCCGCATGCTCGCCGGCAAAGGCGCGACGCTGCTGATCACCGTGGACTGCGGCACCACCAGCCTGGAGCCGCTCGCGGAAGCGCGGCGGCTCGGGATGAGCGTGGTGGTGATCGATCATCACCAATGCGGCGACGAGCTGCCGGACGTGGATGCGTTGATCAATCCGAACCGGCCCGACGACCTGTCCGGGCTCGGCCATCTTGCCGCGGTCGGCCTGGTGCTGATGACGCTGGTCGCGGTCAATCGCGAGCTGCGGCATCGCGGGTTCTGGACCACCGAGCGGCCGGAGCCGAACCTTTTGGACATGCTGCATCACGTCGCGCTCGGCACAGTGGCGGACGTCGCGCCGCTGGTCGGGCTCAACCGTGCGTTTGTCGCCAAAGGTTTGATCGCGATGCGCCGCCGCGACCATGTCGGCCATACCGCGCTGATGGACGTTTCGCGGCTGAACGGTCCGCCGGAGGCGTGGCATCTCGGCTTCATGCTTGGGCCGCGCATCAACGCCGGCGGACGCATCGGCCGCGCCGATCTCGGCGTCCGGCTGCTGCTCGAATCCGACGTCTCGGAGGCCGCCCGGATCGCCGCCGAGCTCGATCGGCTCAACAGCGAGCGCCGCGAGATCGAACAGAAGGCCGAAGCGCAGGCGGAAGCCGAGGCGATGGCCTCGCTCGGGCTCGAGGACAAGGGCGCAGTGATCGTCACGGCTTCCGAAGGCTGGCACCCCGGCGTGGTCGGGCTGGTCGCCTCGCGGCTGAAGGAGAAGTTCGGCCGGCCGTCGTTTGCGATCGCGCTGGAGCCGGGCGGCATCGGCACCGGTTCGGGCCGCTCGATCTCCGGCGTCGATCTTGGCAAGGCGGTGCGCCAGGCGGTGCATGACGGGCTGCTGCTGAAGGGTGGCGGTCACGCCATGGCGGCCGGTGTGACGTTGCGAAAAGAACGTCTGGCCGAATTCCGCGCCTGGCTGGAGACGACACTCGCCGGCGACGTCGCCAAGTCGCGCCACGTCAACGAGCTGTATATCGACGGCGCGGTGTCGGCGCGCGGCGTCACGACAGAACTGGCGGCGACGTTGAACCGGGCAGGGCCATTCGGTGCCGGCAATCCGGAGCCGATCGTGGCGCTGCCGGCGCATCAGCTGATCTACGCCGACGAAGTCGGGCAGGCGCATCTGCGGCTGCGCTTCAAGGCGGGGGACGGCGCGATCGTCAACGGCATCGCGTTTCGCAGCGTCGGCCAGAAGCTCGGCAATGCCTTGACCGAGAACCGCGGTCAGACCCTCCACGTCGCCGGCAGCCTCAGCGTCGACCGCTGGCAGGGTGCCGAGCGGGTGCAGCTCCGCGTCATCGACGTCGCGGTGCCGGATGCAGGGCCGACGATGATCAGGTGA
- a CDS encoding FUSC family protein — protein MMRHHWTWHRIKALAHEEWRELVTFNPSDRPWQMPFSAALAAGVPMLIGAYFDHLDYGLISSLGGMAFLYLPRTPLHHRMVSMMAAGFGYAACYTLGLVVHLLPWLLVPAITFTAILVTMLCRFYRVGPPGSMFFVMAAAIAAYTPGDLMQLPLKAGLFVLGSLLATLIAMIYSVVVLRIRDPLPVPPLATDDFEHVVLDAVVIGVFVGGALALAQALQLERPYWVPVSCLAVIQGLSVRAIWNRHLHRLLGTAIGLGLAAVLLALPLEKWSIAFAVIALSFVIETAVIRHYGFAVIFITPLTIFLADAATLGQEPVHQIIEARFIDTVVGCVVGLVGGVCLHHPGFRHVTAGLIRRLIPAYLIPAKHDRGD, from the coding sequence ATGATGCGACATCACTGGACGTGGCACCGAATCAAGGCGCTGGCGCACGAAGAGTGGCGCGAGCTCGTCACCTTCAATCCGAGCGACCGGCCGTGGCAGATGCCGTTCTCCGCGGCACTGGCCGCGGGCGTGCCGATGCTGATCGGCGCGTATTTCGATCACCTCGACTACGGCCTGATCTCGTCGCTCGGCGGCATGGCGTTCCTGTATCTGCCGCGCACGCCGCTGCACCATCGCATGGTGTCGATGATGGCAGCCGGATTCGGCTACGCCGCCTGCTACACGCTCGGTCTGGTGGTGCATCTGTTGCCGTGGCTGCTGGTGCCGGCGATCACCTTCACGGCGATCCTGGTGACGATGCTGTGCCGGTTCTATCGGGTCGGGCCGCCCGGCAGCATGTTCTTCGTGATGGCCGCCGCGATTGCCGCCTATACGCCGGGCGATCTGATGCAGTTGCCGCTGAAGGCGGGACTGTTCGTACTCGGCAGCCTGCTCGCCACCCTGATCGCGATGATCTATTCGGTGGTGGTGCTACGGATCCGCGATCCGCTCCCGGTGCCGCCGCTGGCAACCGATGATTTCGAACACGTCGTGCTCGACGCGGTGGTAATCGGCGTGTTCGTCGGCGGCGCGCTGGCACTGGCCCAGGCGCTGCAGCTCGAACGGCCGTATTGGGTGCCGGTGAGCTGTCTCGCGGTGATCCAGGGCCTGTCGGTGCGCGCAATCTGGAATCGGCACCTGCACCGTCTGCTCGGCACTGCAATCGGACTCGGCCTCGCCGCCGTGCTGCTGGCGCTACCTCTGGAGAAATGGAGCATCGCATTCGCGGTGATTGCGCTGAGCTTCGTGATCGAGACGGCCGTGATCCGGCACTACGGCTTTGCGGTGATCTTCATCACCCCGCTCACCATCTTCCTCGCCGATGCCGCCACGCTCGGCCAGGAGCCGGTGCACCAGATCATCGAGGCGCGGTTTATCGATACCGTGGTCGGCTGCGTGGTCGGCCTGGTCGGCGGCGTCTGCCTGCACCATCCGGGCTTCCGGCACGTCACGGCCGGCTTGATCCGCCGGCTGATCCCGGCCTATCTGATCCCTGCCAAACACGACCGGGGCGATTGA
- a CDS encoding lytic murein transglycosylase: MVDRDSPTSLTRRRLLQTAVGAAVMLPAAASAAAPAGFDEWRDAFRAKALAKGVSPRTWDRVMGSLEPDMSVFKNFQKQPEFNEQLWQYINRRVSDWRITAGREALRKNEALFARIERDFGVERGTLLALWGVESAYGDPLVQQNHMRPVFPSLAALAWREPRRRPYWETELINALRIVDKGWSTPEEMHGSWAGAMGHSQWMPEVWLNVGIDYDGDGRVSPFGRPDDALGSTAKYLVRRGNYHRGEHWGYEVEGPGGAVSGSRSYLAWSRSGVSRADGQPFPVSSASATMWVPVDGGPKFLIGPNFYAVKSYNPSMNYALAICHLGDRILGGSPFIHPFPGSERALTLAEVQEMQTRLTTAGFDTGGTDGRVGNDTMKAIRDFQIKSGLRPADGYGGLKVLARLRQGG, from the coding sequence ATGGTCGATCGCGATTCCCCAACCTCTCTCACCCGTCGCCGCCTGCTGCAGACGGCCGTCGGCGCCGCCGTGATGCTGCCGGCCGCAGCTTCCGCCGCCGCGCCAGCCGGCTTCGATGAATGGCGCGACGCGTTCCGGGCGAAGGCGCTCGCCAAGGGCGTCTCGCCCCGCACCTGGGATCGGGTGATGGGATCGCTCGAACCCGACATGAGCGTGTTCAAGAACTTCCAGAAGCAGCCGGAATTCAACGAGCAGCTCTGGCAGTACATCAACCGTCGGGTGTCGGACTGGCGGATCACCGCCGGCCGCGAGGCGCTGCGCAAGAACGAAGCGCTGTTCGCCCGGATCGAGCGCGACTTCGGCGTCGAGCGCGGCACGCTGCTGGCGCTGTGGGGCGTGGAGAGCGCCTATGGCGATCCGCTGGTGCAGCAGAACCATATGCGGCCGGTCTTCCCCTCCCTCGCAGCGCTGGCCTGGCGCGAGCCGCGGCGGCGTCCGTATTGGGAGACCGAGCTGATCAACGCGCTGCGGATCGTCGACAAGGGCTGGTCGACGCCGGAGGAAATGCACGGCTCCTGGGCCGGCGCGATGGGCCACAGCCAATGGATGCCCGAGGTGTGGCTGAACGTCGGCATCGACTATGACGGCGACGGACGGGTATCGCCGTTCGGCCGGCCCGACGACGCGCTCGGATCGACTGCGAAGTATCTGGTCCGGCGCGGCAACTATCACCGCGGCGAGCATTGGGGCTACGAGGTCGAAGGCCCCGGCGGCGCGGTCAGCGGCAGCCGCAGCTATCTGGCATGGTCGCGCTCCGGAGTCTCGCGCGCCGACGGCCAGCCGTTTCCTGTTTCCTCGGCCAGCGCAACCATGTGGGTGCCGGTCGACGGAGGTCCGAAATTCCTGATCGGGCCGAATTTCTACGCGGTGAAGAGCTACAACCCGTCGATGAACTACGCGCTGGCGATCTGCCATCTCGGTGATCGCATTCTCGGCGGCAGCCCGTTCATCCATCCGTTCCCCGGATCGGAGCGCGCGCTGACGCTCGCCGAGGTGCAGGAGATGCAGACGCGGCTGACAACCGCCGGCTTCGACACCGGCGGCACTGACGGCCGGGTCGGCAACGACACCATGAAGGCGATCCGGGACTTCCAAATCAAATCCGGCCTTCGGCCTGCCGACGGCTATGGCGGACTGAAGGTGCTGGCGCGACTGCGGCAGGGTGGATAG
- a CDS encoding lipid kinase, whose product MDRESEIGPDLEEAAPSDGSDLGSAIPQAALTRRLLMVINRGSRSGSQAVGLAGSKLSAAGFDLVVSAPSSRHEVAPWIEAHAEGAAAVVIAGGDGTLNAAAPALMKTGLPLGVIPAGTANDLARTLGLPLDMEAAADVIAAGHRKIIDLGDVNGHKFFNVASVGLSTDLARELSGESKRRFGRLSYALTAVKVLSKARPFHAVIVSGEEQVRVKTMQVAVGNGRYYGGGMAVEHTAEIDDGQFDLYSLEFAQVWKLLAVAYDFRKGRHGLWREVRAARGTSFEIRTRKPRPVNADGELVTFTPARFELLREAVSVFVPKDPAPRG is encoded by the coding sequence GTGGACCGCGAATCCGAGATCGGGCCGGACCTCGAGGAAGCTGCGCCCAGCGATGGCTCCGACCTGGGCAGTGCCATTCCCCAGGCGGCGCTGACGCGCCGGCTGCTGATGGTGATCAATCGCGGCAGCCGCTCGGGCAGCCAGGCTGTCGGTCTGGCCGGATCCAAGCTCAGCGCCGCGGGCTTCGACCTGGTGGTTTCAGCACCCTCCAGTCGCCACGAGGTCGCGCCCTGGATCGAAGCCCATGCCGAGGGCGCCGCAGCGGTGGTGATCGCCGGTGGCGACGGCACGCTCAACGCCGCCGCGCCGGCGCTGATGAAGACCGGGCTTCCGCTCGGCGTCATTCCGGCCGGCACCGCCAACGATCTGGCGCGGACGCTCGGCCTGCCGCTCGACATGGAAGCCGCCGCGGACGTGATCGCGGCCGGTCACCGCAAGATCATCGATCTCGGCGACGTCAACGGCCACAAGTTCTTCAACGTCGCCAGCGTCGGGCTGAGCACGGATCTGGCGCGTGAGCTCAGCGGCGAAAGCAAGCGCAGGTTCGGCCGCCTCAGCTACGCGCTCACCGCCGTGAAGGTGCTCAGCAAGGCGCGGCCGTTCCACGCCGTGATCGTGTCGGGTGAGGAGCAGGTGCGGGTGAAGACGATGCAGGTTGCGGTCGGTAACGGCCGCTACTACGGCGGCGGCATGGCGGTCGAGCACACCGCCGAAATCGATGACGGGCAGTTCGATCTGTATTCGCTGGAATTCGCGCAGGTGTGGAAGCTGCTCGCGGTCGCTTACGATTTTCGCAAGGGCCGCCATGGCCTGTGGCGCGAGGTGCGGGCGGCCCGCGGTACTTCGTTCGAAATCCGCACGCGCAAGCCACGTCCGGTCAATGCCGATGGCGAGCTGGTGACCTTCACGCCGGCTCGGTTCGAGTTGCTTCGTGAGGCCGTCAGCGTGTTCGTGCCGAAAGATCCGGCGCCGCGCGGCTGA
- the efp gene encoding elongation factor P, which yields MRVIASSIRKGNVLEQDGKLYVVLSAENIHPGKGTPVSQIEMRRISDGVKISERYKTTDQVEKVTIEERNYSFLYEDGEGFHFMEPESYDQVQVTKDVVGSAAPYLQEGMVVKLSMHDTTAVAITLPQRATLEVVDTEPVTKGQTASSSYKPAVLSNGVRTQVPPHIGTGTRIVVLTEDGSYVERAKD from the coding sequence TTGAGAGTCATCGCCAGTTCTATTCGCAAGGGCAACGTCCTCGAGCAAGATGGGAAGCTTTACGTCGTCCTGTCTGCCGAAAACATCCATCCCGGCAAGGGCACGCCCGTCAGCCAGATCGAAATGCGCCGAATCAGCGACGGCGTGAAGATCTCGGAGCGCTACAAGACCACCGACCAGGTCGAGAAGGTCACCATCGAAGAGCGCAATTACAGCTTCCTGTACGAAGACGGCGAAGGCTTCCACTTCATGGAGCCGGAATCCTACGATCAGGTCCAGGTCACCAAAGACGTCGTCGGCTCGGCTGCGCCTTACCTGCAGGAAGGCATGGTGGTGAAGCTGTCGATGCACGACACCACCGCGGTTGCGATCACCCTGCCCCAACGCGCCACGCTCGAAGTCGTCGACACCGAGCCGGTGACCAAGGGCCAGACGGCGTCGTCGTCGTACAAGCCGGCGGTGCTGTCGAACGGCGTCCGCACCCAGGTCCCGCCGCACATCGGCACCGGCACCCGCATCGTCGTGCTGACCGAAGATGGCTCCTACGTCGAACGCGCCAAGGACTAA
- the epmA gene encoding EF-P lysine aminoacylase EpmA, which produces MEATSQPSPWWNRDRYLDRQPFLRARGSVTRAVRAWFEAAGFTEVETAILQISPGNETHLHAPRTELLGPDGERRIRYLRTSPEFACKKLLAAGETRIFELARVFRDRERGRVHLPEFTMLEWYRAEAPYQQVIDDCIALVRVAAEATGIATFSFKGRRADPQAEPERLTVAEAFVRFAGIDLLATIAKGEGDRTALANAAAACVRIAEDDTWSDIFSKVLVEHVEPRLGDGRLTVLSEYPAPEAALARTKPDDPRVAERFELYACGVELANGFGELTNAAEQRERFMAAMDEKERRYGERYPLDEAFLAAVGEMPEASGVALGFDRLVMLAAGATTIDQVVWTPPAGEDA; this is translated from the coding sequence ATGGAGGCGACAAGCCAACCGTCGCCCTGGTGGAACAGGGATAGGTATCTGGACCGTCAGCCGTTTTTGCGCGCGCGGGGGAGCGTGACCAGGGCCGTGCGGGCCTGGTTCGAGGCGGCGGGATTTACCGAGGTCGAGACCGCGATCCTGCAGATCTCCCCCGGCAACGAGACCCATCTGCACGCCCCGCGCACCGAACTGTTGGGACCGGATGGCGAGCGGCGCATCCGATACCTGCGGACCTCGCCGGAGTTCGCCTGCAAGAAGCTGTTGGCGGCCGGCGAGACGCGAATCTTCGAGCTTGCCCGGGTGTTTCGCGACCGCGAGCGCGGCCGGGTGCATCTGCCGGAGTTCACCATGCTGGAGTGGTATCGCGCCGAGGCGCCGTACCAGCAGGTGATCGACGACTGCATCGCGCTGGTCCGCGTGGCGGCCGAGGCGACCGGCATCGCGACGTTTTCGTTCAAAGGTCGGCGCGCCGATCCGCAGGCCGAGCCGGAGCGATTGACGGTGGCCGAGGCGTTCGTTCGCTTTGCCGGCATCGATCTCCTTGCCACGATTGCCAAAGGTGAGGGGGATCGCACGGCGCTGGCCAACGCGGCCGCTGCATGCGTGCGGATCGCCGAGGACGACACCTGGTCCGATATCTTCAGCAAGGTGCTGGTCGAGCATGTCGAGCCGCGGCTCGGCGATGGACGGCTGACGGTGCTCAGTGAGTATCCGGCGCCGGAAGCGGCGCTCGCCCGCACCAAACCCGACGATCCGCGGGTCGCCGAACGGTTCGAGCTGTATGCCTGCGGCGTCGAACTCGCCAATGGCTTCGGCGAACTCACCAACGCCGCAGAGCAGCGTGAGCGCTTCATGGCCGCGATGGACGAGAAGGAGCGGCGCTACGGTGAGCGCTATCCGCTCGACGAGGCGTTTCTCGCGGCAGTCGGCGAAATGCCGGAGGCCAGCGGCGTCGCGCTCGGCTTCGACCGCCTGGTGATGCTGGCGGCCGGCGCAACCACGATCGATCAGGTGGTGTGGACGCCGCCGGCAGGCGAGGACGCATGA
- a CDS encoding lysine-2,3-aminomutase-like protein: protein MTKVTRLNTPAAATLRQPDELIAEGLAAADDRAMLSEVAARYAIAVTPAVAALIDRADPDDPIARQYIPRAEELSSLAFERDDPIGDAAHAPVEGIVHRHRDRVLFKPVHVCAVYCRFCFRREMVGPGKDNALSREATAAALDYIRAHDEIWEVIFTGGDPLMLSPRRLSEIMAELAAIEHVKIVRLHTRLPVADPARITPDLVRALRAPGKTTWLALHANHPRELTGDARAACARIVDAGIPMVSQSVLLRGVNDDAATLEALMRAFVECRIKPYYLHHGDLAPGTAHLRTTLAEGQALMRALRGNVSGLCQPEYVLDIPGGYGKAPVGPNYLSDADGTGRDSRYRVADYCGEVHLYPPLSE from the coding sequence ATGACCAAGGTCACCCGATTGAATACGCCGGCCGCGGCGACGTTGCGTCAACCCGACGAACTGATCGCCGAGGGGCTGGCCGCGGCGGACGACCGCGCGATGCTGAGCGAGGTCGCGGCACGCTACGCGATCGCGGTGACGCCGGCGGTTGCGGCGCTGATCGATCGAGCTGATCCTGACGATCCGATCGCGCGGCAATACATCCCGCGCGCCGAAGAGTTGTCGTCGCTCGCCTTCGAACGCGACGATCCGATCGGCGATGCCGCGCACGCGCCGGTCGAAGGCATCGTGCATCGTCACCGCGATCGCGTGCTGTTCAAGCCGGTGCATGTCTGCGCGGTGTATTGCCGGTTCTGCTTCCGCCGCGAGATGGTCGGCCCCGGCAAGGACAACGCGCTGTCGCGCGAAGCGACCGCTGCGGCGCTCGACTACATCCGCGCGCACGACGAGATCTGGGAAGTGATCTTCACCGGCGGCGATCCGCTGATGTTGTCACCGCGGCGGCTCAGCGAGATCATGGCCGAACTCGCCGCGATCGAGCACGTCAAGATCGTTCGCTTGCACACCCGTCTTCCGGTGGCCGATCCGGCGCGGATCACGCCGGATTTGGTGCGCGCGCTGCGGGCGCCGGGCAAGACCACATGGCTGGCGCTGCACGCCAACCACCCGCGCGAATTGACCGGCGATGCGCGTGCGGCGTGCGCGCGGATCGTCGACGCTGGGATTCCGATGGTCAGCCAGTCGGTGTTGCTGCGCGGCGTCAACGATGATGCGGCGACGCTGGAGGCGCTGATGCGCGCCTTCGTCGAATGCCGGATCAAGCCGTATTATCTGCACCATGGCGATCTGGCGCCGGGCACCGCGCATTTGCGCACCACGCTCGCCGAAGGTCAGGCCTTGATGCGCGCGCTGCGCGGCAATGTGTCGGGACTCTGCCAGCCGGAGTATGTGCTCGACATTCCCGGCGGCTACGGCAAGGCGCCGGTTGGCCCCAATTATTTGTCGGACGCCGATGGAACCGGGCGGGATTCGCGCTATCGTGTCGCCGACTATTGCGGCGAGGTGCACCTGTATCCGCCGCTATCGGAATGA
- a CDS encoding HdeD family acid-resistance protein gives MSLPDDSLRPEDVERLQARVEAAIRDHWKAYLFEGILLLIIGFAAILLPLLASITFTIVLGWLFFVAGVAGIGFSIWARKGPGFWWSLLSAVLALVAGLVLIAMPLQGTLTLTFIVGVYFLAEGVATIMYAFQHRGRMSERWGWMLAAGIADILVAFVIISGWPGTVWAIGLLIGINLVFGGTSLIAMALAARKSS, from the coding sequence ATGTCTCTGCCAGATGACAGCCTTCGCCCCGAAGACGTCGAACGCCTGCAGGCGCGCGTCGAGGCGGCCATCCGCGATCACTGGAAGGCCTATCTGTTCGAAGGCATTCTGCTGCTGATCATCGGTTTTGCGGCGATCCTGCTACCGCTGCTCGCCAGCATCACCTTCACCATCGTGCTCGGCTGGCTGTTCTTCGTCGCCGGCGTGGCAGGCATCGGCTTCTCGATCTGGGCGCGTAAGGGCCCCGGCTTCTGGTGGTCGCTGCTGTCGGCGGTGCTGGCGCTGGTCGCCGGCCTGGTGCTGATCGCGATGCCGCTGCAAGGCACGCTGACCCTCACCTTCATCGTCGGCGTCTATTTCCTCGCCGAAGGTGTCGCCACGATCATGTACGCCTTCCAGCATCGCGGACGGATGTCGGAGCGCTGGGGCTGGATGCTCGCAGCCGGTATCGCCGACATCCTGGTGGCGTTCGTCATCATCTCGGGCTGGCCCGGCACCGTCTGGGCGATCGGGCTGCTGATCGGCATCAATCTGGTGTTCGGCGGCACCTCGCTGATCGCGATGGCACTCGCCGCCCGCAAGAGCAGCTAA
- a CDS encoding PilZ domain-containing protein, which yields MAKDKTKREPRKSVRQSGWITLDGGFAARPCEVLDLSSSGAKLVLNEAESLGSRLRLGFSRDARQGRQCEVVWRRGTTLGVKFVN from the coding sequence ATGGCCAAGGACAAGACCAAACGCGAGCCGCGCAAATCGGTGCGGCAGAGCGGCTGGATTACGCTCGACGGCGGCTTTGCCGCGCGCCCGTGCGAGGTGCTGGATCTGTCGAGTTCTGGAGCCAAGCTGGTACTGAACGAAGCTGAATCACTTGGGTCGCGGCTGCGGCTCGGCTTCTCGCGCGATGCGCGGCAGGGGCGCCAATGCGAGGTGGTGTGGCGACGTGGTACGACGCTTGGAGTCAAATTCGTCAATTGA
- a CDS encoding VOC family protein — protein sequence MRYLHTMLRVRNLDTALEFFVGALGLKEVRRIDNDKGKFTLLFLCAPEDEELVKQSKGRPAPTIELTHNWDEESYGEDRFFGHLAFEVDDIYATCERLMKLGITINRPPRDGQMAFVRSPDLQSVELLQKGEALPPQEPWASMPNTGHW from the coding sequence ATGCGCTACCTGCACACCATGCTGCGCGTCCGCAATCTCGACACCGCCCTGGAGTTCTTCGTCGGAGCGCTCGGCCTCAAGGAGGTCCGCCGCATCGACAACGACAAGGGCAAGTTCACGCTGCTGTTCCTGTGCGCGCCGGAAGACGAAGAGCTGGTGAAGCAATCGAAGGGCCGCCCCGCCCCCACGATCGAGCTGACCCACAATTGGGACGAAGAGAGCTACGGCGAGGACCGGTTCTTCGGCCATCTCGCGTTCGAGGTCGACGACATCTACGCGACCTGCGAGCGGCTGATGAAGCTCGGCATCACCATCAACCGCCCGCCGCGCGACGGTCAGATGGCGTTCGTGCGATCGCCGGATCTGCAGTCGGTCGAGCTGCTGCAAAAGGGCGAAGCCCTGCCGCCGCAGGAGCCATGGGCCTCGATGCCGAACACCGGCCATTGGTAA
- a CDS encoding SIR2 family NAD-dependent protein deacylase, which yields MIAPSLSSGVEQLGDMIAHASSIVPFTGAGISTESGIPDFRSPGGLWSRNQPIPFDEFVARQDARDEAWRRRFAMEQTFAKARPARGHRALASLYKAGKVPAIITQNIDNLHQVSGFAEHDVVELHGNTTYARCIGCGKRHELDWVREWFFRTGHAPHCTACDEPVKTATVSFGQSMPSDAMRRATELAQHCDLFIAIGSSLVVWPAAGFPMLAKECGAKLVIINREPTEQDEIADLVIRHDIGETLGPFVGN from the coding sequence ATGATCGCACCCAGCCTTTCCAGCGGGGTCGAACAGCTCGGCGACATGATCGCGCACGCCTCGTCGATCGTGCCATTCACCGGCGCCGGCATTTCGACCGAGTCCGGCATTCCTGATTTCCGTTCGCCGGGCGGCTTATGGAGCCGCAACCAGCCGATCCCATTCGACGAGTTCGTGGCGCGCCAGGATGCGCGCGACGAAGCGTGGCGGCGACGTTTCGCGATGGAGCAGACCTTTGCGAAGGCACGGCCGGCCCGCGGTCATCGCGCGCTCGCATCGCTGTACAAGGCCGGCAAGGTGCCGGCGATCATCACGCAGAACATCGACAATCTGCATCAGGTGTCCGGCTTCGCCGAACACGACGTCGTCGAGCTCCACGGCAACACCACCTATGCGCGCTGCATCGGCTGCGGGAAGCGGCATGAGCTCGACTGGGTTCGCGAGTGGTTCTTTCGCACCGGGCACGCCCCACATTGCACCGCGTGCGACGAGCCGGTGAAGACCGCGACGGTGTCGTTCGGTCAGTCGATGCCGTCCGATGCGATGCGCCGCGCCACCGAACTTGCGCAGCATTGCGATCTGTTCATCGCGATCGGTTCGTCGCTTGTGGTGTGGCCCGCAGCGGGCTTTCCGATGCTGGCGAAAGAGTGCGGCGCCAAGCTCGTCATCATCAACAGAGAGCCGACCGAACAAGATGAAATCGCCGATCTGGTGATCCGTCACGACATCGGAGAAACGCTTGGACCGTTCGTCGGTAACTGA